In Thiospirochaeta perfilievii, a single window of DNA contains:
- a CDS encoding hybrid sensor histidine kinase/response regulator codes for MSKIIVVDDDKTQTVLVKTILTKYYHEVICYNDPRFMLTEYFQGKADLILSDIHMPHLNGLELFKAIRVKDKDIPFIIFTSNNDIKSVIEHFEKGISDYLIKPILSDDLIYRVSRVIDRSIMEKKLHKIELERDLIELEKNKLSNWRDLYAGKDIKQTKQMITYFTRSINSGGGYVWLDILNGLPTNEDGSLLLDSDLLNLVTESASNQRKAFEYLDFITNLPELNMETLEIRSLYHKVKDHFTNRLEDLFHNSSRELSVNLGLTELDGEVEIDYEMFIDIFEEVCINGIKYSPNKSKIFIEVYKISNQSLMRYSPQKDTKNWLLFEVRNEVIPKEILTNGDQGVIGIPYDYIELVFDMFYTIESYPTTHPEEKWANGTGLYICRNQINKMNGGLECKNIIDYTNGQKKPYVQFKLYLPISN; via the coding sequence ATGAGTAAAATAATTGTTGTAGATGATGATAAAACTCAAACTGTGTTAGTAAAAACTATTTTAACTAAATATTACCATGAAGTAATATGTTATAATGATCCAAGATTTATGTTAACAGAATATTTTCAAGGTAAAGCCGATCTAATATTATCTGATATTCATATGCCACACCTTAATGGATTAGAACTATTTAAAGCTATAAGAGTTAAAGATAAAGATATTCCATTTATAATATTTACATCTAATAATGATATAAAAAGTGTTATTGAACACTTTGAAAAGGGTATTTCCGATTATTTAATAAAACCTATTCTTTCCGATGACCTTATATACAGAGTATCTAGGGTAATCGATAGATCAATAATGGAGAAGAAACTCCACAAAATTGAGCTTGAAAGAGATCTTATTGAATTAGAAAAAAATAAGCTTAGTAATTGGAGAGATCTATATGCCGGAAAAGATATTAAGCAGACTAAGCAGATGATAACATATTTTACCCGTTCAATTAACTCTGGGGGAGGTTATGTCTGGCTGGATATTTTAAATGGTCTTCCAACAAATGAAGATGGAAGTCTACTATTAGATAGTGATCTTTTAAATCTTGTTACCGAGTCAGCATCTAACCAGAGAAAAGCCTTTGAGTATCTAGATTTTATTACTAATTTGCCTGAATTAAATATGGAAACTTTAGAAATTAGAAGTTTGTATCACAAAGTAAAAGATCATTTTACAAATAGACTAGAGGATCTTTTTCATAATAGTAGTAGAGAGTTATCCGTAAACCTTGGGTTAACAGAACTAGATGGAGAAGTAGAAATAGATTATGAGATGTTTATAGACATTTTTGAGGAAGTTTGTATAAATGGGATAAAATACTCTCCAAATAAGTCCAAAATATTTATTGAGGTATATAAAATTAGTAATCAAAGTCTAATGCGGTATAGTCCTCAAAAGGATACAAAAAATTGGCTTCTATTTGAAGTTCGAAACGAGGTAATACCAAAAGAGATATTGACAAATGGAGACCAGGGAGTTATTGGAATACCCTACGACTATATAGAACTAGTATTTGATATGTTCTATACAATTGAGTCCTACCCAACTACCCATCCAGAGGAAAAGTGGGCCAATGGAACTGGTTTATATATTTGCCGAAACCAAATAAATAAAATGAATGGTGGCCTAGAGTGTAAGAATATTATTGATTATACAAATGGCCAAAAGAAACCCTATGTACAATTTAAACTTTATCTACCAATCTCTAATTAA
- a CDS encoding cytochrome c biogenesis protein CcdA, with product MIILILFAFLSGIITILSPCILPMLPVILTGSIGNRRRPYGIITGFIISFVVFTLSLTFLVDFLNVPTNTLRTVAYISLILFGLIMLTPKLKETFEILVSLINRGGDHKKRDGFSGGFFIGLTLGIIWTPCVGPIMASVITLAATQNVNLDSVFIILSYSIGTALPMLAVIYGGKAIITKVPFLTRNPEKLERFFGIIMIIVGISIAFNLDRQFQNRILNLFPNYGSGLTAFENSDIVQNALGNNLEDSGDFRTSKEPEKGKLGYYGLAPEPLLGLKGSVVIVDFWTYSCVNCVRTIPYLRSWYENYKGLGLEIVGVHTPEFVFERDKNNVDKAVKDLGITWPVIQDNDYSIWNSYNNRYWPAKYFIDINGVVRYFHFGEGDYETSEKVIRALLIEAGVEIDNKPTNMLEEENQSNTPEIYLGYSRSRGFKSVEKILADKSRFYSLVSNLENGMWSLSGNWLITEEYIIPQDSGDLVLNFFSKDLYIVIEPEGTSGFIEVYLNNEKVQEIRPTQSRLYKLLELDNSGSNTLRLRVDGP from the coding sequence ATGATAATTCTTATACTTTTTGCTTTTTTATCTGGAATAATAACAATATTATCTCCCTGTATACTTCCAATGCTCCCAGTTATACTAACTGGATCGATAGGGAATAGAAGGCGTCCCTACGGTATTATTACCGGCTTTATAATTAGCTTTGTAGTTTTTACCCTATCTTTAACATTCCTAGTGGATTTTTTAAATGTTCCTACTAATACCCTTAGAACCGTAGCCTATATAAGCTTAATATTATTTGGTCTTATAATGCTTACTCCAAAGCTAAAAGAAACTTTTGAAATTTTAGTCTCCCTAATCAATAGAGGTGGAGACCATAAGAAGAGAGATGGATTTAGTGGTGGTTTTTTTATAGGCCTAACACTAGGAATTATTTGGACTCCATGTGTTGGACCAATAATGGCCTCTGTTATTACACTTGCTGCTACTCAAAATGTAAATTTAGACTCTGTATTTATAATTCTATCCTACTCTATAGGAACTGCACTACCTATGCTTGCGGTTATATATGGAGGAAAAGCAATTATTACAAAAGTACCTTTTTTAACTAGAAATCCTGAAAAACTAGAGAGATTTTTTGGAATAATTATGATTATAGTAGGGATATCTATAGCTTTTAATCTAGATAGGCAGTTTCAGAACAGGATTTTGAATCTATTTCCCAACTACGGCAGTGGTCTTACGGCCTTTGAAAATAGTGATATTGTACAAAATGCCCTTGGTAATAATCTAGAAGATAGTGGTGATTTTAGAACTTCTAAAGAGCCTGAAAAAGGGAAACTTGGATATTATGGTTTAGCTCCCGAACCTCTTTTAGGCCTTAAAGGGAGTGTTGTTATAGTCGATTTTTGGACTTATAGCTGTGTGAATTGTGTTAGAACTATCCCCTATCTTAGATCATGGTATGAGAATTATAAGGGTTTAGGGTTGGAGATAGTTGGTGTTCATACCCCAGAGTTTGTCTTTGAAAGGGATAAAAATAACGTTGATAAAGCTGTTAAAGATTTAGGAATTACATGGCCTGTAATACAAGATAATGACTACTCAATTTGGAACTCCTATAACAATAGATACTGGCCTGCAAAATATTTTATAGATATAAATGGAGTTGTTAGATATTTTCACTTTGGGGAAGGTGATTATGAAACATCAGAAAAGGTTATTAGAGCACTGCTTATAGAGGCTGGTGTTGAAATTGATAACAAACCAACAAATATGTTGGAAGAGGAAAATCAGAGTAATACACCTGAAATTTATCTTGGATATAGTCGATCTAGGGGTTTTAAATCGGTTGAGAAAATATTAGCAGATAAGAGTAGATTCTACTCTTTAGTTAGTAATTTAGAAAATGGTATGTGGAGTTTAAGTGGTAACTGGTTAATAACAGAAGAGTATATTATTCCCCAGGATAGTGGGGATTTAGTACTAAATTTCTTCTCAAAAGATCTCTATATAGTCATTGAACCTGAGGGAACTAGTGGTTTTATAGAAGTATACCTTAATAATGAAAAAGTTCAGGAAATTAGACCTACACAGAGCAGATTATATAAACTTTTAGAGTTGGATAATAGTGGTTCAAACACACTAAGATTGAGGGTAGATGGCCCTTGA